In Streptomyces sp. NBC_01426, one genomic interval encodes:
- a CDS encoding zinc-dependent metalloprotease yields the protein MSDTPFGFGLPPEEPENGDEGKKKGNEGGQGGPANPFGFPGMGLPGAGGPGGADNPFASMFGAMNPNDLGAAFQQLGQMLSYEGGPVNWDMAKDIARQTVAQGTADGVKDTSVGVAEKSAVQEAVRLADLWLDGVTSLPSGANTAVAWSRAEWVEATLPVWKELVDPVAERVGAAMGGVLPEEMQAMAGPLLGMMRSMGGAMFGQQIGQAVGVLAGEVVGSTDIGLPLGPTGKAALLPLNIEGFGKDLGVPAEEVRLYLALREAAHARLFAHVPWLRSHLFGAVEGYARGIKVDTSKLEDVVGQLDPSNPEQLQEALAGGMFQPQDTPEQKAALARLETALALVEGWVDAVVHEAAKPRLTSADAMRETMRRRRASGGPAEQTFATLIGLELRPRRLRDASRLWASLTDARGVDGRDGLWEHPDMLPTASDLDDPDGFVHREQLDFSEIDKMLGEAAEKRDQGDQGNKGEGEEKK from the coding sequence GTGAGCGACACCCCATTCGGATTCGGCCTTCCGCCGGAGGAGCCGGAGAACGGCGACGAAGGCAAGAAGAAGGGCAACGAGGGCGGTCAGGGCGGCCCGGCGAATCCGTTCGGGTTCCCCGGCATGGGCCTGCCGGGCGCCGGCGGCCCGGGCGGTGCGGACAACCCGTTCGCCTCGATGTTCGGTGCCATGAATCCGAACGACCTCGGCGCGGCCTTCCAGCAGCTCGGCCAGATGCTGAGCTACGAGGGCGGCCCCGTGAACTGGGACATGGCCAAGGACATCGCCCGCCAGACCGTCGCGCAGGGCACCGCCGACGGGGTGAAGGACACCAGCGTCGGCGTCGCCGAGAAGTCGGCGGTCCAGGAGGCCGTACGCCTGGCCGACCTGTGGCTGGACGGGGTGACCTCGCTGCCGTCGGGCGCGAACACGGCGGTGGCGTGGAGCCGCGCCGAGTGGGTCGAGGCGACCCTCCCGGTGTGGAAGGAGCTCGTGGACCCGGTCGCCGAGCGCGTCGGGGCGGCCATGGGCGGGGTGCTGCCCGAGGAGATGCAGGCCATGGCGGGCCCGCTGCTCGGCATGATGCGTTCCATGGGCGGCGCCATGTTCGGCCAGCAGATCGGGCAGGCGGTGGGCGTGCTCGCGGGCGAGGTCGTCGGCTCGACCGACATCGGGCTCCCGCTGGGCCCGACCGGCAAGGCCGCCCTGCTGCCGCTGAACATCGAGGGCTTCGGCAAGGACCTGGGCGTGCCGGCCGAGGAGGTCCGGCTGTACCTGGCGCTGCGCGAGGCGGCGCACGCGCGCCTGTTCGCGCACGTGCCGTGGCTGCGCTCGCACCTGTTCGGGGCCGTCGAGGGCTACGCCCGCGGCATCAAGGTCGACACCTCGAAGCTGGAGGACGTGGTCGGTCAGCTCGACCCGTCGAATCCGGAGCAGTTGCAGGAGGCCCTCGCGGGCGGCATGTTCCAGCCGCAGGACACCCCGGAGCAGAAGGCGGCCCTGGCGCGCCTGGAGACGGCGCTCGCACTGGTCGAGGGCTGGGTCGACGCGGTGGTGCACGAGGCCGCCAAGCCCCGTCTGACCTCGGCGGACGCCATGCGCGAGACCATGCGCCGGCGGCGCGCCTCCGGCGGTCCGGCCGAGCAGACCTTCGCCACGCTGATCGGGCTGGAGCTGCGTCCGCGCCGGCTGCGCGACGCCTCGCGGCTGTGGGCCTCGCTCACGGACGCGCGGGGTGTGGACGGCCGCGACGGGCTGTGGGAGCACCCGGACATGCTGCCGACGGCCTCCGACCTGGACGACCCGGACGGGTTCGTGCACCGCGAGCAGCTGGACTTCTCGGAGATCGACAAGATGCTCGGCGAGGCCGCCGAGAAGCGTGATCAGGGCGATCAGGGCAACAAGGGCGAGGGCGAAGAGAAGAAGTGA
- a CDS encoding NUDIX hydrolase — MSLYDDAVAVLKDLAPTDEQQSGLRDLYLEHLAAHPDGVYKPCRAGHVTGSALVIDPVRGRVLLTLHKKLGMWLQMGGHCEPGDATLAEVALREAVEESGIAGGLTLLPGGPVRLDRHPIPEPCNWHLDVQYAAPAPADAVAEISEESLDLRWFPYAEVAAVADASVVRLMEASLARL, encoded by the coding sequence GTGAGCCTGTACGACGACGCGGTCGCGGTCCTGAAGGACCTCGCGCCGACCGATGAGCAGCAGAGCGGGTTGCGGGACCTCTACCTGGAGCACCTCGCCGCCCATCCCGACGGGGTCTACAAGCCCTGCCGGGCCGGACACGTCACGGGCAGCGCGCTGGTGATCGACCCGGTGCGGGGGCGCGTCCTGCTCACCCTGCACAAGAAGCTGGGCATGTGGCTCCAGATGGGCGGTCACTGCGAGCCCGGTGACGCCACCCTCGCGGAGGTGGCGTTGCGCGAGGCCGTCGAGGAGTCGGGGATCGCCGGCGGGCTGACCCTGTTGCCGGGCGGGCCCGTGCGGCTGGACCGGCATCCGATCCCGGAGCCCTGCAACTGGCACCTGGACGTGCAGTACGCGGCGCCGGCCCCGGCCGACGCGGTCGCGGAGATCAGCGAGGAGTCGCTGGACCTGCGCTGGTTCCCGTACGCGGAGGTCGCGGCGGTGGCCGACGCCTCGGTCGTGCGGCTGATGGAAGCGAGCCTGGCGCGTCTCTGA
- a CDS encoding AIM24 family protein, producing the protein MQSALFAHAEAQSQERYTVQNPQLLRVSLSGTDDVLARKGAMVAYQGIIDFDGEYQSTTQRTARARTGEGLDLMRCSGQGTVDLANLAQYVHVVDVDRDGLTVDSSYVLALDSTLHTEAIAVDSQYGISGSGKYQLNISGRGKVALMTSGQPLMMQVTPDKYVNADADAIVAWSTSLRVQMQAQTHSTGVWRRRGNTGEGWELSFLGTGFALVQPSEALPPQNAQIGQGAAAQFGMGQQGAHSQNQNNAWN; encoded by the coding sequence ATGCAGAGCGCACTTTTCGCCCACGCCGAGGCACAGTCCCAGGAGCGGTACACCGTCCAGAACCCGCAACTCCTGCGGGTCTCCCTGAGCGGCACCGACGACGTCCTCGCCCGCAAGGGCGCGATGGTCGCCTACCAGGGGATCATCGACTTCGACGGCGAGTACCAGAGCACCACCCAGCGCACCGCCCGCGCCCGCACCGGCGAGGGCCTGGACCTGATGCGCTGCTCCGGGCAGGGCACGGTCGACCTGGCCAACCTGGCCCAGTACGTGCACGTCGTGGACGTGGACCGGGACGGTCTCACCGTCGACAGCAGCTACGTGCTGGCGCTGGACTCCACCCTGCACACCGAGGCCATCGCGGTGGACAGCCAGTACGGGATCTCCGGCTCCGGCAAGTACCAGCTCAACATCAGCGGCCGCGGCAAGGTCGCCCTGATGACCTCCGGCCAGCCGCTGATGATGCAGGTCACGCCCGACAAGTACGTCAACGCGGACGCCGACGCGATCGTCGCCTGGTCCACCTCGCTGCGGGTGCAGATGCAGGCCCAGACGCACTCCACCGGAGTCTGGCGGCGCCGCGGCAACACCGGCGAGGGCTGGGAACTCAGCTTCCTCGGCACCGGCTTCGCCCTCGTGCAGCCCAGCGAGGCACTGCCGCCGCAGAACGCCCAGATCGGTCAGGGCGCTGCGGCCCAGTTCGGCATGGGCCAGCAGGGCGCCCACAGCCAGAACCAGAACAACGCCTGGAACTGA
- a CDS encoding AIM24 family protein: MNQQLAGYAPTPVTARMENHGRAMLKVAMQSGQDLFARTGSMVAYEGFVQYEPNPPAVRQMASQWITGEGAPLMKCTGDGLLYLADYGADVVVINLNNDALSVNGTNLLAFDAHLQWGVERVKGMAKFAGQGLFNVQVSGTGWVAITSRGTPIVVDCGRGDDETYVDPDALVAWSPNLKVKGKRSFKASSMIGRGSGEAYQMAFSGQGIVVVQPSEDSTDRLRTRG, from the coding sequence ATGAACCAGCAACTCGCGGGATACGCCCCGACCCCCGTCACGGCCCGCATGGAGAACCACGGCCGAGCCATGCTCAAGGTCGCCATGCAGAGCGGCCAGGACCTGTTCGCACGCACCGGATCGATGGTCGCGTACGAGGGCTTCGTCCAGTACGAGCCCAACCCGCCCGCCGTCCGCCAGATGGCCTCGCAGTGGATCACCGGCGAGGGCGCCCCGCTGATGAAGTGCACCGGCGACGGCCTGCTCTACCTCGCCGACTACGGCGCGGACGTCGTCGTCATCAACCTGAACAACGACGCCCTCTCCGTCAACGGCACCAACCTGCTCGCGTTCGACGCCCACCTCCAATGGGGCGTCGAGCGGGTCAAGGGCATGGCCAAGTTCGCCGGCCAGGGCCTGTTCAACGTGCAGGTCTCCGGCACCGGCTGGGTGGCCATCACCTCCCGCGGCACCCCGATCGTCGTCGACTGCGGTCGCGGCGACGACGAGACGTACGTGGACCCCGACGCGCTCGTCGCCTGGTCCCCGAACCTGAAGGTCAAGGGGAAGCGCAGCTTCAAGGCCTCGTCGATGATCGGCCGGGGCAGCGGTGAGGCCTACCAGATGGCCTTCTCCGGCCAGGGAATCGTCGTGGTACAGCCCAGCGAGGACAGCACCGACCGGCTCCGGACCCGGGGCTGA
- a CDS encoding TerD family protein, whose translation MAREFQRGHKAKISDLTAGTDLYVGIQIAGPGLAIDISCFGLDANEQLSDDRYFVFYNQPKSPEESIQQLGTQAGDSESFRVTLDRIPQNIHKLSFAASIDGPGQMSQIGPGYIRIVAGGEEVVRYSFTGAEFSTERALMIGDFYLKDVWRFAAVGQGFDGGLAALLKNFGGEVAEDEEPQQQAPAQPAGAPGFAPPPQAQAPSPAFGAPAQAPAQAPAPAQPPAPAPSFGTPAGAPQQPVHSAPTMVGPLTTQPTAPYGQPPHPPQQPGTPSYGQVPGQQPGYGAQVPPPAPAPAPYGQQPSYGQVPGQQAPPYGGQPAFGQQPPQYAQQPQPAAAGHGLAAALQPYKEAPTGTRWTPQNQQLMRVDLSMGGQAVLARQGSMVLYQGKVDFSYKGAGFAGRIVGNATGQEMQLMRCTGRGQVFLAENGAHLHAIELQGDGICVSAENVLAFDESLQHEVRRIEGHGIPGGALFTMQFQGSGTVIVKTQGVPVVLPVTPTTFADSNAIVAWSAASQVIISSQVRLRRTAYPGHSGETVNLQFRGAPGNFIVVQPYEV comes from the coding sequence ATGGCCAGGGAATTCCAACGCGGCCACAAGGCCAAGATCAGCGATCTGACAGCGGGCACCGATCTGTACGTGGGCATCCAGATCGCCGGGCCCGGGCTTGCCATCGACATCAGTTGCTTCGGCCTCGATGCGAACGAGCAGCTCTCGGACGATCGCTACTTCGTTTTCTACAACCAGCCGAAGTCGCCGGAAGAGTCCATTCAGCAGCTCGGCACGCAAGCGGGCGACAGCGAATCCTTCCGGGTGACGCTCGACCGGATCCCGCAGAACATCCACAAGCTGTCCTTCGCCGCCTCCATCGACGGCCCCGGGCAGATGTCGCAGATCGGCCCGGGCTACATCCGGATCGTGGCCGGCGGTGAGGAAGTCGTCCGCTACTCGTTCACGGGCGCGGAATTCAGCACCGAACGCGCCCTGATGATCGGCGATTTCTACCTCAAGGACGTGTGGCGCTTCGCCGCCGTCGGGCAGGGCTTCGACGGCGGACTCGCCGCACTGCTGAAGAACTTCGGCGGCGAGGTGGCCGAGGACGAGGAGCCGCAGCAGCAGGCCCCGGCCCAGCCTGCGGGCGCGCCCGGGTTCGCCCCGCCGCCGCAGGCGCAGGCCCCCTCGCCCGCCTTCGGTGCTCCCGCCCAGGCCCCGGCCCAGGCACCCGCACCCGCCCAGCCCCCCGCCCCCGCGCCGTCGTTCGGCACCCCGGCCGGCGCCCCGCAGCAGCCGGTGCACTCGGCCCCGACGATGGTCGGACCCCTCACGACGCAGCCCACCGCGCCGTACGGTCAGCCGCCCCACCCCCCGCAGCAGCCCGGAACCCCCTCGTACGGTCAGGTCCCGGGGCAGCAGCCCGGCTATGGCGCTCAGGTGCCGCCGCCGGCCCCCGCCCCCGCGCCCTACGGGCAGCAGCCCTCGTACGGCCAGGTCCCCGGACAGCAGGCGCCCCCGTACGGCGGTCAGCCGGCCTTCGGCCAGCAGCCGCCCCAGTACGCGCAGCAGCCCCAGCCGGCCGCCGCCGGACACGGCCTCGCCGCCGCGCTCCAGCCGTACAAGGAAGCCCCCACCGGCACCCGCTGGACCCCGCAGAACCAGCAGCTCATGCGGGTGGACCTGTCCATGGGCGGCCAGGCCGTCCTCGCCCGCCAGGGCAGCATGGTGCTCTACCAGGGCAAGGTCGACTTCAGCTACAAGGGAGCCGGGTTCGCCGGCCGCATCGTCGGCAACGCCACCGGCCAGGAGATGCAGCTGATGCGCTGCACCGGTCGCGGCCAGGTCTTCCTCGCCGAGAACGGCGCCCACCTGCACGCCATCGAGCTCCAGGGCGACGGCATCTGCGTCTCCGCGGAGAACGTCCTCGCCTTCGACGAGTCCCTCCAGCACGAGGTGCGTCGCATCGAGGGCCACGGCATCCCCGGCGGCGCCCTGTTCACGATGCAGTTCCAGGGCAGCGGCACGGTGATCGTCAAGACGCAGGGCGTCCCGGTCGTCCTGCCCGTCACCCCGACCACCTTCGCGGACAGCAACGCCATCGTCGCCTGGTCCGCCGCCTCACAGGTGATCATCTCCAGCCAGGTCCGGCTGCGCCGCACCGCCTATCCGGGCCACAGCGGGGAGACCGTGAACCTCCAGTTCCGCGGCGCACCCGGCAACTTCATCGTCGTCCAGCCGTACGAGGTCTGA
- a CDS encoding M48 metallopeptidase family protein: protein MTSGYRAGVSADPSQRAVEVRRSARRRRTVSAYREGDRTVVLIPARMSEAEEQRWVGVMLDKLAAQESKRTLGDTELTERAERLSEQYFDGRARPRSVRWVTNQNTRWGSCTPAEGSIRLSHRLQGMPEYVVDYVLLHELAHLLVPGHGPRFWHLLEAYPKTERARGYLEGVVAAERLPAVPGARDE, encoded by the coding sequence ATGACGAGCGGGTACCGTGCTGGCGTGTCCGCCGATCCCTCGCAGCGCGCCGTCGAAGTCCGCCGGAGCGCGCGCCGCCGCAGGACCGTTTCCGCATACCGTGAGGGTGACCGGACGGTCGTCCTGATCCCTGCCCGGATGTCGGAGGCGGAGGAGCAGCGCTGGGTGGGCGTCATGCTCGACAAGCTCGCCGCCCAGGAAAGCAAACGCACCCTCGGCGACACGGAACTGACCGAACGCGCCGAGCGTTTGTCCGAGCAGTACTTCGACGGCCGTGCCCGCCCCCGCTCGGTCCGCTGGGTCACCAACCAGAACACCCGCTGGGGTTCCTGCACCCCCGCCGAGGGCAGCATCCGCCTCTCCCACCGCCTCCAGGGCATGCCCGAGTACGTCGTCGACTACGTACTGCTGCACGAGCTGGCGCACCTCCTCGTCCCCGGTCACGGCCCGCGCTTCTGGCACCTGCTGGAGGCGTACCCGAAGACCGAACGGGCCCGCGGATACCTGGAGGGAGTGGTTGCGGCCGAGCGCCTTCCCGCGGTTCCCGGAGCGCGGGACGAATGA
- a CDS encoding ThiF family adenylyltransferase, whose protein sequence is MYPKVKPALARAWRDLQTVQFGVTPAHAVVLGPVDTATGAFMDRIDGTRGIDLLRAEGAAMGLSEGRVDELIRRLAGAGLLDDATVGGPRAQAVRRRPESLERLGPDLASLSLVRREPGGDLRAVAARRGIRVQVRGSGRVGAVIAAVLAGAGVGRVEVLDGGRVQPADVAPGGLGSGSVGRLRAEAAGALVREAAPGRAPRSGEAEGPEPALSLVVVAPRDGLQAWAPDPETAADWVATGTPHLYAGVLEGTGLVGPLVLPGATACAGCMERDRIDRDPAWPRMLVQWRSAHRRRATAACDLGLASAVAGLAAGHALSFLDGRLPASTGARWEAALPGLSWEPSEVRPHVDCPCSAAGVAEATPTAAGAGRGGVAVSGRGRGGSG, encoded by the coding sequence ATGTATCCGAAGGTGAAGCCGGCGCTGGCGAGGGCCTGGCGGGATCTACAGACGGTGCAGTTCGGGGTGACTCCCGCGCATGCGGTGGTGCTCGGCCCGGTGGACACGGCCACCGGGGCGTTCATGGACCGGATCGACGGGACACGGGGGATCGATCTGCTGCGTGCGGAGGGCGCGGCGATGGGGTTGTCGGAGGGGCGGGTGGACGAGTTGATCCGACGGTTGGCGGGGGCCGGGCTGTTGGACGACGCGACCGTGGGCGGGCCCCGGGCCCAGGCGGTGCGTCGGAGGCCGGAGAGCCTGGAGCGGCTCGGGCCCGATCTCGCCTCGCTCTCGCTGGTGCGTCGGGAGCCGGGTGGGGACTTGCGGGCGGTCGCGGCCCGGCGGGGGATACGGGTCCAGGTGCGCGGGAGCGGGCGGGTGGGCGCGGTGATCGCGGCCGTGCTCGCGGGGGCCGGGGTGGGGCGGGTCGAGGTCCTCGACGGGGGTCGGGTCCAGCCGGCCGATGTGGCGCCGGGCGGGTTGGGGTCCGGGAGTGTGGGCCGGTTGCGGGCGGAGGCCGCGGGGGCGCTCGTGCGGGAGGCCGCCCCGGGGCGCGCTCCCCGCTCCGGGGAGGCGGAGGGGCCGGAGCCGGCGCTTTCCCTGGTGGTCGTCGCTCCCCGGGACGGGCTCCAGGCGTGGGCCCCCGATCCGGAGACGGCCGCGGACTGGGTGGCCACGGGCACTCCGCATCTGTACGCGGGGGTGTTGGAGGGCACGGGGCTGGTCGGGCCGCTGGTGCTGCCGGGGGCCACGGCCTGCGCGGGCTGCATGGAACGCGACCGGATCGATCGGGATCCGGCCTGGCCCAGGATGCTGGTGCAGTGGCGGTCGGCGCATCGCCGGCGCGCCACGGCCGCCTGCGACCTGGGGTTGGCCTCGGCGGTGGCGGGGTTGGCGGCCGGGCACGCCCTGTCCTTCCTCGACGGACGGCTGCCCGCCTCGACGGGAGCCCGATGGGAGGCCGCGTTACCGGGCCTGAGCTGGGAGCCCTCCGAGGTTCGCCCTCATGTGGACTGCCCGTGCTCCGCCGCCGGGGTCGCGGAGGCGACGCCGACGGCGGCGGGCGCCGGGCGGGGCGGTGTGGCCGTGTCGGGAAGGGGGCGGGGAGGATCGGGCTGA
- a CDS encoding ABC1 kinase family protein: MSDLPRKAVTRTVKLAALPLGFAGRATWGLGKRIGGKSAEIVARELQQRTADQLFRTLGELKGGAMKFGQALSVFESALPEEIAGPYRAALTKLQEAAPPLPAARVHQVLAERLGEDWRDLFEEFEDTPAAAASIGQVHRAVWHDGRQVAVKVQYPGAGEALLSDLRQLSRFAGLLGPLIPGMDIKPLITELRDRVSEELDYELEAEAQRTHADAFAGDEDVVVPDVVHQGDEVLVTEWMDGTPLSEVIADGTQEERDRAGQLLARFLFSGPARTGLLHADPHPGNFRLIAGEDGRMRLGVLDFGTVDRLPGGWPKPIGRSLRLTLGGDAEGVYEHLCAEGFVKESIELDPEAVLDYLEPLLEPVEADEFTFTRPWLRGQAARIADPRSPAHQLGRQINLPPSYLLIHRVTLSTIGVLCQLGATVRLREELESWLPGFLPEDREPERAPEADRGADREKDLVKDGAKDSERGK, encoded by the coding sequence ATGTCTGATCTTCCCCGGAAGGCGGTCACTCGTACCGTCAAGCTGGCCGCGCTGCCACTGGGCTTCGCCGGTCGGGCCACCTGGGGGCTGGGAAAGCGGATCGGGGGCAAGTCGGCGGAGATCGTCGCGCGGGAGCTCCAGCAGCGCACCGCCGATCAGCTGTTCCGGACGCTCGGCGAGCTGAAGGGTGGGGCGATGAAGTTCGGTCAGGCCCTGTCCGTCTTCGAGTCGGCCCTGCCCGAGGAGATCGCCGGCCCCTACCGGGCGGCGCTGACCAAGCTCCAGGAGGCGGCCCCGCCGCTGCCGGCGGCCCGGGTGCACCAGGTGCTCGCGGAGCGGCTCGGCGAGGACTGGCGCGACTTGTTCGAGGAGTTCGAGGACACGCCCGCGGCGGCCGCCTCGATCGGTCAGGTGCACCGTGCGGTGTGGCACGACGGCCGTCAGGTGGCGGTGAAGGTGCAGTACCCGGGAGCCGGCGAGGCGTTGCTGTCGGATCTCAGGCAACTGAGCCGGTTCGCGGGGCTGTTGGGGCCGCTGATTCCGGGCATGGACATCAAGCCGCTGATCACCGAACTGCGTGACCGGGTCTCGGAGGAGTTGGACTACGAGCTGGAGGCCGAGGCGCAGCGGACGCACGCGGACGCCTTCGCCGGCGACGAGGACGTGGTCGTGCCGGACGTCGTGCACCAGGGCGACGAGGTGCTGGTGACCGAGTGGATGGACGGGACCCCGCTGTCGGAGGTGATAGCGGACGGCACGCAGGAGGAGCGCGACCGTGCCGGGCAGTTGCTGGCCCGGTTCCTCTTCTCCGGGCCGGCGCGCACCGGGCTGTTGCACGCCGATCCGCACCCCGGGAACTTCCGGCTGATAGCGGGCGAGGACGGGCGGATGCGGTTGGGCGTACTGGACTTCGGGACGGTCGATCGCCTTCCGGGTGGCTGGCCCAAGCCCATCGGCCGGTCGCTGCGGCTGACGCTGGGCGGTGACGCCGAGGGGGTCTACGAGCACCTGTGCGCCGAGGGGTTCGTGAAGGAGTCCATCGAGCTGGACCCGGAGGCGGTGCTCGACTATCTGGAGCCCCTGCTCGAGCCGGTCGAGGCCGACGAGTTCACCTTCACCCGCCCGTGGCTGCGCGGTCAGGCGGCACGGATCGCCGATCCCCGATCCCCCGCACACCAGTTGGGACGACAGATCAATCTGCCGCCGTCGTACCTGCTGATCCATCGGGTCACGTTGAGCACCATCGGCGTGCTGTGCCAGTTGGGTGCGACGGTGCGGCTCCGCGAGGAACTGGAGTCCTGGCTCCCGGGGTTCCTGCCCGAGGACCGGGAACCCGAGCGGGCACCCGAGGCGGATCGCGGAGCGGATCGCGAGAAGGACCTCGTGAAGGACGGCGCGAAGGACAGCGAGCGGGGGAAGTAG
- a CDS encoding WhiB family transcriptional regulator, translated as MQLEAHAPSVPQTQTISPPAVPEDSTLTPLTALTALDDAIENLGVPVPCRTFDPEVFFAESPADVEYAKSLCGTCPLVEACLAGAKERREPWGVWGGELFVQGVVVARKRPRGRPRKNPVVAA; from the coding sequence GTGCAACTCGAAGCGCACGCCCCGTCCGTACCGCAGACCCAAACGATCTCCCCGCCCGCAGTCCCGGAGGACTCCACCTTGACTCCCCTCACCGCGCTGACCGCGCTCGACGACGCCATCGAGAACCTCGGCGTCCCCGTCCCCTGCCGTACCTTCGACCCCGAGGTCTTCTTCGCCGAGTCCCCGGCCGACGTCGAGTACGCCAAGTCGCTCTGCGGCACCTGCCCGCTGGTCGAGGCCTGCCTCGCCGGCGCGAAGGAGCGCCGCGAGCCCTGGGGTGTCTGGGGAGGCGAGCTGTTCGTCCAGGGCGTCGTCGTCGCCCGGAAGCGGCCCCGCGGTCGCCCGCGCAAGAACCCGGTTGTCGCGGCATGA
- a CDS encoding ATP-dependent DNA helicase UvrD2 has protein sequence MTAATHSSSFPAEADSADAVLQGLDPEQREVATTLRGPVCVLAGAGTGKTRAITHRIAYGVRSGQLMPASVLAVTFTNRAAGEMRGRLRTLGAGGVQARTFHSAALRQLQYFWPKAVGGDVPRLLERKIQFVAEAGSRCRVRLDRGELRDVTAEIEWAKVTQTVPADYPAAVLKAGREAPRDTAEIAQIYGTYEQLKRDRNMIDFEDVLLLTVGILQDRYDIAEQIRSQYQHFVVDEYQDVSPLQQRLLDLWLGERDNLCVVGDASQTIYSFTGATPDHLLNFRTKYPQATLVKLVRDYRSTPQVVHLANGLLNQAKGRAAEHRLELISQREAGPDPVHAEYPDEPAEAEGVAGRVRDLVAAGVPAGEIAVLYRINAQSEVYEQALADAGVPYQLRGAERFFERAEVQKAILALRGAARSGGNDPLLDDVVELGSQVRAVLSSTGWTAEPPAGSGAVRDQWESVAALVRLAEDFARSRPAAGLAELTVELDERKAAQHAPTVQGVTLASLHAAKGLEWDAVFLVGLTDGMMPITYAKTDEQVEEERRLLYVGVTRARLHLTLSWALSRAPGGRASRRPSRFLNGLRPGSAVPGSRNGGAAERAPRKRGPRGPVLCRVCGKTLTEAGELKLMRCEDCPSDMDEGLYERLREWRAIQSKQQGLPGYCVFTDKTLMAIAEAAPSEAGELSMISGVGGRKLERYGVDVLAICAGQEPGAGDPDDA, from the coding sequence GTGACAGCAGCAACGCACTCCTCATCCTTCCCGGCCGAAGCCGACTCGGCCGACGCGGTGCTCCAGGGTCTCGACCCGGAGCAGCGCGAGGTCGCGACGACGCTGCGCGGACCGGTGTGCGTGCTGGCCGGAGCGGGCACGGGCAAGACCCGCGCGATCACCCACCGCATCGCCTACGGGGTCCGGTCCGGCCAACTGATGCCCGCCAGCGTGCTCGCCGTCACCTTCACCAACCGCGCCGCCGGCGAGATGCGGGGCCGGCTGCGGACCCTCGGAGCGGGCGGGGTCCAGGCCCGGACCTTCCACTCCGCCGCCCTGCGCCAGCTCCAGTACTTCTGGCCGAAGGCTGTCGGCGGGGACGTCCCCCGACTGCTGGAACGCAAGATCCAGTTCGTGGCCGAGGCCGGCTCCCGCTGTCGCGTCCGCCTCGACCGGGGCGAGCTGCGCGACGTCACGGCCGAGATCGAATGGGCCAAGGTCACCCAGACCGTCCCCGCCGACTACCCGGCGGCCGTCCTCAAGGCGGGCCGCGAGGCCCCCCGCGACACGGCCGAGATCGCCCAGATCTACGGGACGTACGAGCAACTCAAGCGCGACCGGAACATGATCGACTTCGAGGACGTGCTGCTCCTCACCGTCGGGATCCTCCAGGACCGCTACGACATCGCGGAGCAGATCCGCAGCCAGTACCAGCACTTCGTCGTCGACGAGTACCAGGACGTCAGCCCGCTCCAGCAGCGCCTGCTCGACCTCTGGCTCGGCGAGCGCGACAACCTCTGCGTGGTCGGCGACGCCAGCCAGACGATCTACTCCTTCACCGGCGCCACCCCCGACCACCTGCTGAACTTCCGCACCAAGTACCCGCAGGCCACCCTCGTCAAGCTGGTCCGCGACTACCGTTCCACCCCCCAGGTGGTGCACCTCGCCAACGGCCTGCTGAACCAGGCCAAGGGCCGCGCCGCCGAACACCGCCTGGAGCTGATCTCCCAGCGCGAGGCCGGCCCCGACCCGGTCCACGCCGAGTACCCGGACGAGCCCGCCGAGGCCGAGGGCGTCGCCGGGCGGGTCCGGGACCTCGTCGCGGCGGGCGTCCCGGCGGGCGAGATCGCCGTGCTCTACCGGATCAACGCCCAGTCCGAGGTCTACGAACAGGCCCTCGCCGACGCCGGAGTGCCCTACCAGCTGCGCGGAGCCGAGCGGTTCTTCGAGCGCGCCGAGGTCCAGAAGGCGATCCTCGCCCTGCGCGGGGCCGCCCGCTCCGGCGGCAACGATCCCCTCCTGGACGACGTCGTCGAGCTCGGGTCCCAGGTCCGGGCCGTACTCAGCTCCACCGGCTGGACGGCCGAGCCGCCCGCCGGATCCGGGGCCGTGCGCGACCAGTGGGAATCCGTGGCCGCGCTCGTCCGGCTCGCCGAGGACTTCGCCCGCTCCCGCCCGGCCGCCGGCCTGGCCGAACTCACGGTGGAACTGGACGAACGCAAGGCCGCCCAGCACGCCCCCACCGTCCAGGGCGTCACCCTCGCCTCGCTGCACGCCGCCAAGGGCCTGGAGTGGGACGCGGTGTTCCTCGTGGGGCTCACCGACGGCATGATGCCGATCACCTATGCGAAGACCGACGAACAGGTCGAGGAGGAGCGCCGGCTGCTCTATGTCGGCGTCACCCGGGCGCGGCTGCACCTGACCCTCTCCTGGGCGCTCTCCCGGGCTCCGGGCGGCAGGGCCTCCCGGCGCCCCAGCCGCTTCCTGAACGGCCTGCGGCCGGGCTCCGCCGTCCCGGGAAGCAGGAACGGCGGAGCGGCCGAGCGCGCCCCCCGCAAGCGCGGCCCCCGCGGTCCGGTGCTGTGCCGGGTCTGCGGCAAGACCCTGACCGAGGCCGGCGAGCTCAAACTGATGCGCTGCGAGGACTGCCCGTCGGACATGGACGAGGGGCTGTACGAGCGGCTGCGCGAGTGGCGCGCGATCCAGTCGAAGCAGCAGGGCCTGCCCGGCTACTGCGTCTTCACGGACAAGACGCTGATGGCGATCGCGGAGGCCGCGCCGTCCGAGGCGGGAGAGCTCTCGATGATCTCCGGCGTCGGTGGCCGCAAGCTTGAGCGGTACGGAGTCGACGTCCTGGCCATCTGCGCAGGCCAGGAGCCCGGCGCCGGAGATCCTGACGACGCGTAG